In Bos indicus isolate NIAB-ARS_2022 breed Sahiwal x Tharparkar chromosome 10, NIAB-ARS_B.indTharparkar_mat_pri_1.0, whole genome shotgun sequence, the DNA window AGATCCAACAGATGTCAGCGAACATGGATGCTGTCTatgtctattatttttcaaagaaccagaagaataaaataaaattaatataaattattcagTATAATTCAATATTTCTGTgactcaattaaaacaaaaaacttcaaagTATTGCCCtgccttatgctgctgctgctaagtcgcttcagtcgtgtccgactctgtgcagccccatagacggcagcccagcaggctcccccgtccctgggattctccaggcaagaacactggagtgggttgccatttccttctccaatgcatgaaagtgaaaagtgaaagtgaagtctctcagtcgtgtccgactctgtgcagccccatagacggcagcccaccaggctcccccgtccctgggattctccaggccggaacaCTGGCATGAGCAGAGTGTAGTAACTGGAAAGCAGCCATAATAGAGAAGAGGCACTAAGAGTTCTGACAGAACACCAAATAACTGTTTGCTTTCAGCAAATAAACTTGTACAGATGATCTCATTTGTTTAAAGTTCTTTTGCCATaaaagggtttttaaaaattctactatCTTACAGTAActttatatatcaatatattaaaatgattttagaGTAGTCAAAGTTTAACATTATCTCAAtggttcaaataatttttaagagtctaGTTTACATAAGATTAATTTCTTAGCATTCACTTCaacttattattaaaaacaaacatggttCATTTGAGAACATTAACTTTTTTTAGACACAAGGGAAAAGGTATGAAGAACATAAGCATAAAAAAATCACTAAGCATAAAAATCATTTAGATGACAAGACTGAGTCACAATATGACTTTAGGAAAAACATTTTCCCTCTAAGGTCCCCTCCAGCTATCTGGCTCTAAGGTTAAAACCTTCCCACTGAACTGTACAAACTGACCTGACATTTTCAAATTTCTACACAGTACCCggcacccccccaaaaaaaattaaatttcttgcACTAAAATATCAAATGAATTGTTACAAACCCTGCTTTGCAAACCTGCTATGCCAAAGAGTTGTTTTCACGTACTCTGCATGTTACAGAGAGCTTCCTATGTTCAAGGAGGAGTGAGACCAAACTTGGAACATTATGCTTGTTACTCACTGCCCCTGGGAAAAGATGACCACCTGAAAAACGGGATGGGCAGTGATGGAGTCACACCTAGCCTCAGACAGATaaggaaatagggaaacagtATCCTACTTGCTCCCTGCTTCAGGGCACTGATTCCCTTGAGGGAATGCAGGAGGAATCTCCAGATGGGTTTGTTAAAAATACAGCTTTGAGGGTCTCACCAAAGCCTTAATGTGTCAGAATTTCTGGGGATGGGGCCTTCTAATctatctacattttaaaacagtatgTTCTCCTCCACTCCTCCATGCCTGGGCTTCACTCTCTACACTTACCccacccccaagaaaagaaaaccactgtACTACAGTGATTAAAGCTCTAGCTTCAGAGTCAGAATCAGAACCAGGAGCCAATGAGTAGCTGTTAGATCTCGAACGAGTTCTTTAACATCTACAGGACTGTCTCTTCATCAGATGGGGGTTGAATAAGAGTCCATTCCTCGCTCAAAGAACCTAACATGTCCACTCGTGAAAGAGATGGGGGAAATTTGCAGGAATTTCTCGCTCTAGCAATTCAAACACCCTAAAATAGCCTGGAAGCGCCTGGTCAGGTGTTAATTTCACTCTCTCTGGTCCCCTCATCAACAATAGGAGGCAAAGCGAGGCGAAGTTGGAATTGGGTGACAGTCGAGAGGGAGAAGCCTAAAGAAGTTTGCAAGAGTTTTGACAAGGCGCAGAAAGGGTACTTTGAAAGCAGGAATCACTCGTCGTCCTCCTCGTCGTCGTTCTGGTCCTGGTAGCGAATGTAGACGACCAGCATGACAAAGCCCACGAGGATGCAGAGGGAGCCGACCAGCAGGTAGGCGATGCCCAGGAATGGATTCTTGCCGCCCATCCACGAGATGCTGCTGAAGATGAGGCTTTTGTGGCCGTTGAAGGCGCGCACCGGGTAGTTATAGGTGATGTTGACGCGGTAGGCGCCCCGCGGCAGCCCGGCAGAGTAGTTGCCCTGGCGGATGCGCGCGTACAGCTTGCGGAACGTGGGCAGCGCAGCGGTGCGCATCCACACCACGAAGTCCTGGTTGATGAAGCCGGTGTTGTTGGGGTCGGGGCTCAGCTCGTAGACCGGCCGGTGCCAGTTGGGCGGGGGCGCGGTGCCCTGGAAGGCCAGCGCCAGGCTGCCGTTCACCAGCGGCGGGTTGCGGAACTTGACGTGGTAATCGGTCCACCAGGCGATGCCGGTGCGGTCGAGCGGCACCTCGACGTAGGGCCCGCTGGGCTGGCGCTGGTGCCACAGCGAGAAGGAGTCGTTGAAGAGGCTGTTGGCGATGGCGCCACAGGGCGCGATGGGCAGGCCGGCCGCGCTGTACTGGTAGGGGGCGCACTCGTTGACCGGGTGGCGCAGCGAGCTCGGCAGCCCACTCAGCTGCGAGTCGTCGCGGGACACGCCGTAGCGCCGGTTGTTCTGGTAGAAGTTCGTCAGCTCGTAGTAGAGGTACACCGGGCCCTGGAAGAGCTCGGGCAGCGAGAAGTACCAGGCGCACGAGCAGGGGGGCGGCGGCGCGCGGCCCTGGCCGGCCATGGCGCACACCGAGCAGTTGCCGGTACCCGAGTCGCCGGTGTAGTCATACGCGAGCTCCTTGATGCCATTGGAGGAGTAGTAGAGGCCCAGGCCCAGCCCTATGAAGGCCAGGCCGGCGCAGAAGAAGAGCGGCAGCGTGATGCTGGCCGACAGCAGCGGGTGCCAGGCGGGGAGGCGCTGCTGCGTGAACGCGGTGTTGTCGGGCTGGTGGGCGCCCCGGGCGGTGGCGCTCCAGGTCATGGCGCCGCGCGGACCCACGGAGGGGCGCTCGGGTGCTGCGGCCCGGCGGGGTGCCTCGCCCTCCGCGCTGGGCGAGCCTGGGGCTACTCCCGGGGCACCGGCCCGGCCTCAGGCCCCCGCACAGGTGAGTCTTGGTACCAGGTTCTTCTGGTGGTGGCTGGATCCCCTCAGTTCCGCCTCGGCCCAGGTGCTCGACCGGCTCCGCCCCTGCGGGTAATCGCGAGCCGCGCCCCGCCTCTTCTGGGGTGAGTAGGGCGGGCGTTCCCTTCCCTCACCTGGCGGACCCAGGTTCACTTGTCCTCTCGATCCGGGTGGTTCCGGACGCCAGCGCCTCCTCCTCGAGGTGAGTGGCGGCCCCAGACTGCCTCTGAGTGGCTCCTCCCTTGCTCAGGTACTTTTTCCCTTCCGCTTTCTATGTGACCAGAGTGCCTGGGCCAGTCTTACCCGAAATCATAGAAGCTACAGCTTCTAGCACAGTTCCACTGAGGGATTGCATCGTGCGTCCTGGAGCCTTGAAGTTTACAGGTAATTAATCCCCTTTTATCTAAAAGGCGGGACAAGTGTCTCTAGAGCCTTTTGTCTTTGTAGGTTAATTTAAGGACCCTTTTCAGTTATCTTTCAGCAATAAATGTTAATGTCCGAAGAACTGCACTGTAGTAAATCTGTTTGGAATTCCATGCCTGCATTCAAAttctagcaatttttttttttttaagggaaatgatTTTCCAGCTAGGTGCCCCAATCTGGCTGTAGAactaaaaaaagtgaaaagttctctaaaaataaaatgacacttaaaaaagagaattaaagatGCAAGAGGTTCAGGGCCTTTAAATATCTCTAGCTGGTGGAGAAACCGCACAAACAGAAAAATGCACTGGACTACatgtaatttctttctcttttcagattatttgcctgactgggaaaaaaaaaaaggcctaatCCAAAGTCCCCAAAGACCTAGCTGCTATCCACAGTCAAGGATGTTACGACTTTTGGCCTAAGGAGGTGAACTACAAGGATTTGTAGGACTTAGTGCAAAGAAAACCCAAAGTAGTTCTGAACATTGCTTGGGATTCCATCTTTTATATCTAGGTTGGTACAGTATACACAAGAAGGTGTCAGGCCATTTCAACTTTGTGCTAAATCCTTCTTAGGTATTGAGGTGTTTCTGCCTCTGTTCCCGCTCATAAAATGCAAATAACTTAAATGTTTTCTATATTATAATTCTGCACCTAGAATACTGTATCACATTCTGGAGTCAATTGAAATTTGGAAAGTTCAAATACTTGCTAAattaacaggattttttttttttccgtttgtatatatattttttttcttttctctttatttttcttaactccaaaaatattttatactggggtatagccaattaacaatgttgtgatagtctcaggtgaacagtgaagggaactcagtcatacatatacatgtatccattctctcccaaaccccatcccatccaggctggcacataacattgagcagagttctgtgtgctatacaatagatttttgttggttatccattttaaatatagcagtgtgtacatgaccttttCAAAggccctaactatcccttccccactgCAAACATGAGTTCGTTTtctgtgagtctctctctgttttataagttcatttgtatcatttctttttagattccacatataaagatGTTATATTATATTTCTccttgtctgtctgacttacttcacttagtatgatactctTACTTAGTATGACACTCTTTAaatccatccgtgttgctgcaagtggccttatttcattctttttaatggctgagtaatagtccactgtatttatataccacatcttctttatccattcctctgttgatggacattgaggttgtttccatgtcttggtcaTTGTAAACAGtgtgcaatgaatattggggtgtatgtatcttttcaggccatgtttttctctggatacatgctcaggagtggaattgcagggtcgtatggtgg includes these proteins:
- the TMEM30B gene encoding cell cycle control protein 50B; amino-acid sequence: MTWSATARGAHQPDNTAFTQQRLPAWHPLLSASITLPLFFCAGLAFIGLGLGLYYSSNGIKELAYDYTGDSGTGNCSVCAMAGQGRAPPPPCSCAWYFSLPELFQGPVYLYYELTNFYQNNRRYGVSRDDSQLSGLPSSLRHPVNECAPYQYSAAGLPIAPCGAIANSLFNDSFSLWHQRQPSGPYVEVPLDRTGIAWWTDYHVKFRNPPLVNGSLALAFQGTAPPPNWHRPVYELSPDPNNTGFINQDFVVWMRTAALPTFRKLYARIRQGNYSAGLPRGAYRVNITYNYPVRAFNGHKSLIFSSISWMGGKNPFLGIAYLLVGSLCILVGFVMLVVYIRYQDQNDDEEDDE